In Paraburkholderia sprentiae WSM5005, a genomic segment contains:
- a CDS encoding OmpW/AlkL family protein: MKHMIKAVMIVASLCATGLFEVRAYADDVSANGSTMAGEVPADGIHAGDVLVRLRAISIEPEVHTSGTLSSLGVGVNNALVPELDLTYMIRDAIGIELILATSRHHVTSGLGDLGGVNVLPPTLLLQYHFNHAGMIRPYVGAGVNYTYFYNDGLSAGPEGIQVSRSSFGPAVQAGVDVQITKTVFLNADIKKIWMHTDASVGGSSLGRLDIDPLVLGIGVGMKF; the protein is encoded by the coding sequence ATGAAGCACATGATTAAGGCCGTCATGATCGTGGCAAGCCTGTGCGCTACCGGTTTGTTCGAAGTGCGGGCATACGCGGACGACGTAAGCGCGAACGGAAGCACGATGGCAGGCGAGGTGCCGGCGGATGGGATCCACGCCGGTGACGTGCTTGTGCGTCTGCGTGCCATCTCGATCGAGCCCGAAGTACACACCAGCGGCACGTTGTCGTCGCTCGGCGTGGGTGTCAATAACGCACTCGTGCCGGAGTTGGACCTGACCTATATGATCCGCGACGCGATCGGCATCGAGCTGATTCTCGCCACCTCGCGGCACCACGTGACGTCTGGCCTCGGCGATCTCGGTGGCGTGAACGTGCTGCCACCGACGCTGCTGCTGCAATATCACTTCAACCATGCTGGCATGATCCGACCGTATGTCGGCGCGGGGGTCAACTACACGTACTTCTACAACGACGGCCTGAGCGCGGGCCCGGAAGGCATCCAGGTGTCACGCAGCAGCTTCGGTCCGGCGGTGCAGGCTGGCGTCGACGTGCAGATCACGAAGACCGTCTTTCTCAACGCGGATATCAAGAAGATCTGGATGCACACGGACGCCTCGGTCGGCGGCAGTTCATTGGGCCGACTGGACATCGACCCACTGGTACTGGGAATAGGCGTCGGGATGAAGTTCTAG
- a CDS encoding ArsC/Spx/MgsR family protein, whose amino-acid sequence MAPRPVSERFYRAAPRIKSSEVVPETIDANVALALLLAEPLLIRRPLMQCDERRMVGFNAALVHTLIGLGAQAPAPDMPYEGCAAMTDHSSHQRAIRFAPST is encoded by the coding sequence ATGGCGCCGCGGCCGGTCAGCGAGAGGTTCTACCGCGCGGCACCGCGCATCAAGTCGAGCGAAGTGGTGCCGGAAACGATCGACGCCAATGTCGCGCTGGCGCTGTTGCTGGCCGAGCCGCTGCTGATCCGCCGGCCGCTGATGCAATGCGACGAGCGCCGCATGGTCGGCTTCAATGCGGCCTTGGTGCACACCTTGATAGGGCTCGGCGCGCAAGCACCGGCCCCGGACATGCCGTACGAAGGCTGCGCCGCAATGACGGACCACAGCTCGCACCAACGGGCGATCCGCTTCGCCCCATCCACCTGA
- a CDS encoding FmdB family zinc ribbon protein, whose protein sequence is MPLYDYRCAACGHAFETLVRAGHTPVCPQCGGTALDKQVSAPASPGKSRAIISCARRQAAREGHLSNYSPAERRKLLR, encoded by the coding sequence ATGCCCCTGTACGACTACCGCTGCGCGGCCTGCGGCCACGCATTCGAAACGCTGGTGCGCGCCGGCCACACGCCCGTCTGCCCGCAATGCGGCGGCACCGCGCTGGACAAGCAGGTCAGCGCGCCGGCCTCGCCCGGCAAGAGCCGCGCGATCATCTCCTGCGCGCGGCGTCAGGCGGCGCGCGAAGGGCACCTCAGCAACTATTCGCCGGCCGAGCGCCGCAAGCTGCTGCGCTGA
- a CDS encoding SIR2 family NAD-dependent protein deacylase, which translates to MTVSVQTIAERLCAGGVIPYLGPALLALCPDTAVPATPLALAEIITAKVSVLHKIRTRLTQAAQFIENFKHRKSRVSVMNEAFAMTPTPSALHCALAAIGAGLVIDSWDDDTFACALAQARLQGGWAQLQGLSQAEHFGHWFAAYSADGALLDDVPASGALLYKPIGGHAPASNYLVSESDFVEVMTEIDIQTPIPPAVQAWRSGRSFLFLGCRFDDQLTRSFARQIMKRSSDMHWAVLPDEPTRMEARFLEEQGITCIAMPLGGFAEALVDALQPALAA; encoded by the coding sequence ATGACCGTTTCAGTCCAGACCATCGCCGAACGCCTGTGTGCGGGCGGCGTCATTCCGTACCTGGGACCAGCGCTGCTCGCGCTGTGCCCCGATACGGCCGTCCCTGCCACGCCGCTCGCGCTCGCCGAAATCATCACGGCCAAGGTCAGCGTGCTGCACAAGATCCGCACCCGGCTGACCCAGGCGGCGCAGTTCATCGAAAACTTCAAGCATCGCAAGTCGCGGGTGAGCGTCATGAATGAGGCCTTCGCCATGACGCCGACGCCGTCGGCACTGCATTGCGCGCTGGCGGCGATCGGCGCCGGGCTGGTTATCGACAGCTGGGACGACGACACCTTCGCCTGCGCGCTGGCGCAGGCGCGGCTGCAGGGCGGCTGGGCGCAGTTGCAGGGGCTGTCGCAGGCCGAGCATTTCGGCCATTGGTTCGCGGCCTATAGCGCAGACGGCGCGTTGCTGGATGACGTGCCGGCCTCGGGCGCGCTGCTCTACAAGCCGATCGGCGGCCATGCGCCGGCCTCTAACTACCTGGTCTCTGAAAGCGACTTCGTCGAAGTCATGACCGAGATCGATATCCAGACGCCCATTCCGCCCGCCGTGCAGGCGTGGCGCAGCGGTCGCAGTTTTTTGTTTCTGGGCTGTCGTTTCGATGACCAGCTCACACGCAGTTTCGCGCGCCAGATCATGAAGCGCTCCTCCGACATGCACTGGGCCGTGCTGCCCGACGAACCGACGCGTATGGAGGCGCGCTTTCTCGAAGAGCAGGGCATCACGTGCATCGCGATGCCGCTGGGCGGGTTCGCCGAAGCGTTGGTGGATGCCTTGCAACCCGCACTGGCCGCGTGA
- a CDS encoding DegT/DnrJ/EryC1/StrS family aminotransferase — translation MEIDEIALSEPACAAREIDLVNAVLQSSRWNDGPMLDSFERAFAGWVGREYAVAVASGTLATWIALRATGIGPGDEVVCASHTWHQVAQAITLAGAVPVFADIDYWSGCLSAEKAAQKIGPRTRAILAGNTNGHPAAWALLRELADAQRLRLIEDSTEALGSRYRGRNVGCFGDVSVFDFSSPSALCTGAGGMLVTDDDELVHELRYLRERRVTDRASVSVGSRVPLQAGISDLTAALGLAQLAELDTRLAQRKQVETWYHEEMQSFEGIKPAYVAGDVEEVHWMLYVVHLGKRFTQSARAQMIDDMKSCGIETVAYSHPLHQQFHYMNAGDAIGRKSGLLPDTERIGDRALALPLHTLLDTDQVKYIVKTLKDTATNVGAGAAIYL, via the coding sequence ATGGAAATCGATGAGATCGCGTTGAGCGAACCGGCTTGCGCGGCGCGCGAGATCGATCTCGTCAACGCGGTGCTGCAATCCTCGCGTTGGAACGACGGGCCGATGCTTGATTCGTTCGAGCGCGCGTTTGCGGGCTGGGTTGGCCGGGAGTATGCGGTCGCGGTCGCGAGCGGCACGCTCGCCACCTGGATTGCGTTGCGCGCGACGGGGATCGGCCCGGGAGACGAGGTGGTCTGCGCGTCGCACACCTGGCATCAGGTGGCGCAGGCGATCACGCTGGCGGGAGCCGTGCCGGTGTTCGCCGACATCGACTACTGGAGCGGTTGTCTGAGCGCCGAAAAAGCCGCGCAGAAGATTGGCCCTCGCACGCGCGCGATCCTCGCCGGCAACACCAACGGCCACCCGGCCGCGTGGGCGCTGCTGCGCGAACTGGCCGACGCGCAGCGCTTGCGGCTGATCGAAGACAGTACTGAGGCGTTGGGCTCGCGCTACCGGGGCCGCAACGTGGGCTGTTTCGGCGACGTATCTGTGTTCGACTTCTCCAGCCCGTCCGCGCTGTGCACAGGAGCGGGCGGCATGCTTGTCACCGACGATGACGAACTCGTCCATGAACTGCGCTATCTGCGCGAGCGGCGCGTCACGGACCGCGCGTCCGTCTCGGTCGGCTCGCGGGTGCCGCTGCAGGCGGGCATCAGTGATCTGACCGCCGCGCTCGGTCTCGCGCAACTGGCCGAACTCGACACGCGCCTCGCGCAGCGAAAGCAGGTCGAGACCTGGTATCACGAAGAGATGCAAAGCTTCGAAGGGATCAAGCCGGCCTACGTGGCCGGGGACGTCGAAGAAGTGCACTGGATGCTCTATGTTGTGCATTTGGGCAAGCGTTTTACGCAGAGCGCGCGCGCCCAGATGATCGACGACATGAAATCTTGCGGCATTGAAACGGTGGCCTACAGCCATCCGCTGCATCAGCAGTTCCACTACATGAACGCGGGCGATGCGATCGGCCGCAAGAGCGGCCTGTTGCCCGACACCGAGCGCATCGGCGATCGCGCGCTGGCGCTGCCGCTGCACACGCTACTCGACACCGACCAGGTCAAGTACATCGTCAAGACGCTGAAAGACACCGCGACCAACGTGGGCGCCGGCGCCGCGATTTATCTGTGA